One Apodemus sylvaticus chromosome 14, mApoSyl1.1, whole genome shotgun sequence DNA window includes the following coding sequences:
- the LOC127665130 gene encoding nuclear ubiquitous casein and cyclin-dependent kinase substrate 1-like, with amino-acid sequence MARGPGQLGGPRPDTVIMPKRGKRLKFRAHDACSGRVTVADYANSDPAVVRSGRVKKAVANAVQQEVKSLCGLEVSQVPAEEALSGVGEPCDILDSNDEMDAQEESTQERSGSRKKKSKRHKEDSEDEIDDHKNVHQQRQAASKAASKQREMLLEDVGSEEEPEEDDEAPFQEKDSGSDEDFLMEDDDDSDYGSSKKKNKKMVKKSKPERKEKKMPKPRLKATVTPSPEKGKGKVGRPTASKTSREKTPSPKEEDEEAESPPEKKTSASPPLEKSGDEGSEDEAASGED; translated from the coding sequence ATGGCCCGGGGCCCCGGCCAGCTAGGTGGGCCTCGTCCGGACACTGTCATCATGCCCAAGAGAGGAAAGCGGCTCAAGTTCCGGGCCCACGACGCCTGCTCGGGCCGAGTGACCGTGGCGGACTATGCCAACTCGGATCCGGCGGTGGTCAGGTCTGGTCGGGTCAAGAAAGCCGTGGCCAACGCTGTTCAACAGGAAGTAAAATCTCTTTGTGGCTTGGAAGTGTCCCAGGTTCCTGCGGAGGAGGCTCTCTCCGGGGTGGGTGAGCCCTGTGACATCCTGGACAGCAATGATGAGATGGACGCCCAGGAGGAAAGCACTCAGGAAAGATCAGgctccagaaaaaagaaaagcaagagacacaaagaagacagtgaagatgaaATAGATGATCATAAAAATGTACACCAGCAACGGCAGGCAGCATCTAAAGCAGCTTCTAAGCAGAGAGAGATGCTCTTGGAAGATGTTGGCAGTGAGGAAGAGCCAGAAGAAGATGATGAGGCGCCATTCCAGGAGAAAGATTCTGGCAGCGATGAAGATTTCCTAATGGAAGACGACGATGATAGTGATTATGGcagttcaaaaaagaaaaacaaaaagatggttAAGAAGTCCAaacctgagagaaaagaaaagaaaatgcccaaaCCCAGACTAAAGGCTACAGTGACACCGAGTCCAGAGAAAGGCAAAGGGAAAGTGGGTCGCCCCACAGCATCAAAGACATCGAGGGAGAAAACTCCTTCTCCcaaagaagaggatgaggaagcagAAAGCCCTCCAGAAAAGAAGACGTCTGCGAGCCCCCCACTCGAGAAGTCTGGGGACGAAGGCTCTGAAGATGAAGCCGCTTCCGGGGAAGATTAA